One Salvia splendens isolate huo1 chromosome 1, SspV2, whole genome shotgun sequence genomic window, agtctcatgatattagtcatgtcAACCGAACGCCACTTAAAtggacaaaataaaaaaataaaataaaatgtgtgtTATTACTAACCTGAGACAAAATTATAGGAATGAGGCGCAGGCCGCCACAAGATGGCGCGGCTGATTCTGGACAAATTGGAAAGAATTTcgacaaaataaaagaaaaacatgAGCGATATGACGAGCGGCATGAGCGTGATGCCGACGACGAAAGCGACGAAGCCGAAGAGCATCAGTGCGACGGAGATCCCGATGAAGAGCAGCCCGAAAGCCGCCGGGGAGATCTGGTTCGGTTGAGAGAGGCGAGGTATCAACGGGAGGCGAAGCGGCGGCGGTGATCGGAGGATGTCGGTGAACATCGAGCACAGCTCCTGTAGATCTCTTGTTTGCTCATCGTTTTCACTCATTTCTCTTTTGCTTTCCCTCTCTCTTCAATTATGGGATTTTAACAGGGAAGAGGGGAAGGATAAGATGATGCATGGGAGTCCATGCcggtttatcatttttatattaatattttttaatttctaccAAATATAGGAAGGACAAAAATTATATACTATAATAAATATTGTTGTGTCATTGAAGAATtttagataatttttttttgatatatagtatagtactccctccgtcccgcattactcgcacctttccttttgggcacagagattaaggaatgagtgatagacaaagtcaacaattacggctgtaggtataaattgttactaaaaatggaaagactGCAAATAACTTGGAAaacccagaaaggaaataagtgcaagtagtgcgggacggagggagtattaaatactcACACTAAGCATGAAATTAGTCGGAAGAGAAAACGTGCTTGAAAAAAAAGGGATACCAGACACTTTTCGAGCATAGAGAAGGTATTTTCGTTGGAATTTTTTTCTAAGTACTTCTCAAGTGCAACATCTAGAACTTCCAAAAAGGAAGAAATCACGGTCATTAATATAATTCCAAGCATCATGTGATcgaaattcaaattaaatccgAGCACACTTGTGGTGCTCGGATAAAACttcatgaaattttattttattaaaaaagtaCGTGATAAATTAAATTTGGCAAAACTTCGTGATTTTATATTCATTCGTCCATTTTTTTTGGTTAGTTGATTTTATGTGTTTGTTCCATGATTTTATATGATTggtctttttttattattgtcaaataaaatttaaagaaaaatgaacaatccataaagaaaaaggaagtGGTGATCTATTAAAAAGAGCTAAATAAAAGGTTGAAATTAGCCCAATAGCCCGTTAGATAGCGGGCCAGGCCCGAAATGATTCCACCAAAATATTGAATTCCGCTTCTCCCCCAATTTATTTTCTTCGAAGAAATTTTCATCTgtgcaaaaaaaaaaccctagacATCTAACTAATTGGTTTATGATATCACGAAACGATCAGTCTTTGATCTCCATTCAGTGGAATTTCGTATTGGAAAGAAAAATGGCGTTGACTAATTTCATACTTACTGTGGCCGGAGTGAGCGCCGTCGTGCTGCTGCTGCGGAGCGATGTGAAGCAGTCCGCCACCATCTTCCGCCGAAACGTCCGCCAAATCCGCAGCTGGCTCGAGGAGGAATCCGCCTCCGCCGCTAAGTATGCACCGATAGTTGCTTTATTTTCAACGAATTTTATTCATGCCGTTTTTGTTTGAATTCGTTTGCTACTGTGATCTCTATACTGCGTAATCTGGGGAGTGTGAGTGAATATGTGCTCTTTTTAGAATTTGTTAGAATTTTATTCATgccgttttttttctttcttgtaAGCCTAAACAGAagcaaaattttgttttaatgttaTTGCAGGGAAATAGAGAAGAAGGCAAAACCCAAGGAAATTTCAGAGAAAGATATCCCCAAGAAAGACTAAGCGTTAGGTTCAATTTACGTCTAGCACAGGTGATTCTTTTTAATGTTTCTATGTAGTTTCATGTGAAATCTCAATAAATCCTTATGCACGTCTCTGAAATGAATATGTGCTATGTAAGAAATCTTTAATGTGGTTCTTGCATCCTGTTGCCAAAATATTTGTAGCTCCCGTCTTTGTCATGATCGTTAAGCATCACAACCAACTTAGCTTTAATGTGTAGATTGTAGAATCTATGGCAGAGGAAGTGGAGATTTGCTGTTGAGAAATGCAATCTTGTAGTACTAATTAGTAGTACCTCTTTTTTCCAAGCTGGTTAAGTTTTGGTGTTTTACCGCGACTTTGAACTGAGTTGATCAATATGAGTGATTTTACCTTGGCCTCGTACCTATCCATGTTCCCGTGTTTCAGGATTGCCTCAGCTCTTTATGCTCGTCACGTGCTCTTAGTTGTTGATCCCGGAGTTGGATTTTCTTGTTACATAAATGTCATGTTCAAAATCATGTTTTTAATTAGTAAGAGTGGCGTGTTCAAAATGAGTCGAGTTGATATGAGCTTCGTCACTTATCTTGTTGTGTCGGGCGACAGAGGTTCGGTTTTTTGTAATGTACTTACTACCCCATATTAGATCTGGTGGTGACAGTTAACAGTTGGTGATAAGCTAATATATGAAACTATGAGTACAAGATTTTACTAGTTACTCATATTGTTGCAGTTAATATATTGTTACAGGTTTAATATAAACACATCTCTTTTGACCCAACTGTGTAGAAAGCACTCTGCATATGTAACATGGAATACTTTACATATGTTTACAAATGCATTGCATCTTCTAGAAAAATACGAAAACATGACTATTTCCCcctcaattaaaataaaatcatgtcTAAAACTTCGAATAAATTGATTAATCAAGAGATTATTATTTCTGGTTGAAATTTATATTtgacacactacacataaataATCTACGTACAATATTCGACATGATATATGTTGCTATCATGCTATGTGTACCTGAAATTGGATACTATAATTTGAGTTACGCAACAATATTTCAAAAACTAGGGTAAATCTGCATCTGGCTGAGAATTTGTTCGAAATTGTCGCTTGGTTTTTCCACTGGATGTGTGTGCTTCCCTTCATATGTTGTGACGACGATGCTTTCATCTCTCGATAGCCTTTGGACTTGCTTCTTCACGTTGCACCCCTCACGAGTGCACCGGTAGTAACTTCTGCCATCAATAACAAATTCATCACTTCAATAATGCCTCACTTCATCGGAAGGAGAAGAATTCagtatgaataataaatatcgGTGTAAATGAGACTtatttctagtttttttttatcacaatttttttttttgaataatgGAGCATTTGGGTTCGATCTCAATGGGAACACTCATCcacaaaaatgaaattaaatgaacaaTCTCTAGAactccaaaaaaaataaattcaatgaATTTTTTTGTCGGATTCGAACCGGAGTGTTGCACTTATCCAGTAAGAAGATGCATCGACATACTGTAATTCTTCGTGATTGAAACTAGAAATGTTTCTAGTTTTCAAAATAAACATGATTTTATATGAACATCATCATATTtattgatcaaaataaaaacatctCTCATTTTACGAACGTGAGAATACTATATTGAGTTAATAAAGTTATTACATTCGCCAGTGATTTTACTGCACTAAaagaatactccctccgtcccaagataagcgagtcatattctttttttgggatatccaactataagtgagtcatttcctttttttagcaaaaaatcatttctcttactttattcttcacctattttattctttctttacttCTCTATTCTTcttttctcatactttactctctctactctaactatttaaatataaatttcttaaatcccgtgtcCAAAAGAAGTgtttcgcttatcttgggacggagagaatatGAAATTTATTGCCTCTAGATTTGAACTCATTGAATTTCATTCATATAGTATAGAGATGCATCAACCGTAGAATTTCACAATTCAACAACAGAAAATGTTTCACGTTATCACGATGAGAAAGCAAGATGCTAAAAATAAGAAGGGATTGGTTGATTATTATAGTACTTCATGGTGGTGTTcagtttcctagataaaataataccaatatataatctagaattgagttgtgagattattttaatcataagggattagctatgactaattatccatctaggattgagttaaGAGActaaatctcatgaaccaaacacactactaGCTAATTTAATCTGGGATACAATCTTACAAACCGAATACCCCTATAcgtataaaataattgaatcgGTTGTATAATTTCACGagctaaaaaaaaatttgtcacaGTGGTGAGGAAGGAGGTTAAAGCTACCTATCATTCTTTTCCATTCTAAATATGTGGAAATTATATCCAACACTTATCATGACGCTACTGCATATACGGGCAAATTTATATAACCATGTTATTAGGAGAACGTGACAAcattttcatataaaattaaCTGCATTTCCAATGAAAATTAACTGCATTTCCAATGTAAATTAACTATGCAACCGAAACAATTTTCTGCATGTCAGCATTTGTAATAAAATGCATCACTCTTGTAAACACTATTGTATATAATTTCCAAGAAAGATGCACTCTCACTATATAGTTGCATACTACTACATATTTTTGTGCACGTATATATGTATGTGCATTTACATTTGACGACAAATGCAGGGACTTTCCACATCAACGTAGTGTTCTCACATAATTCTTAAATAAACATAATCTTCACGATAGccaaatttatactactatattatatactaCACCCTccccacaaaaaatagtcttattttgtcatttttgattgtccacaaaaaatagtctaatttctgaaaataaaaagtttatctctcgtactttacctactttttctcctctATTCCATATTTTACCCACTTTTTCTacatatctctcttactttacctacgttttctcattctttcttactttatcaatgtCTCATTAAAATCTATGTCAttcacaaatgagactatttttttatggaCTGAGGAAGTATAAtatagtattccctccgtccacgaaatgTTGTCCAAGTTTGACTCGGTACGAGTTTTATGAAATGTGaaggtagaaaaagttagtgaaatgtaggtctcatatttatatattgtttttataatagaatgtgagtataATGAGTTAGTTGAAAGTGATCaggtccatttaccaaaaatggtaaaaaaacaaaatggacaacattttgcggaCGGGCCGAAATGATAAAACTGGACAAAATTTCACGGATGGAGGGAATACTAGTTGTTACCATATCTACCCTATATTACAATTAGGACCATTTCATGTACTAGTACGCAGACAGCGGGTGGCGGCGGGGGTTGGTAGACAATGGAATGTTTCCACTAGTTTCCCTAATTAAGAAATCTTTCGTGGTCAGAATAAGACCAGTCAAAACTATTCCCTAAGTACTAATTAGCAACATGCAAATACAATTCAAATCCTCCAATTAAGCAGCATCTACACTTCTCGaatctctcatttaatttttattttagaaactTTTTTCTATGACAAACTAAGAGGGTGTTTGACTAATCTccgttttaaattatgtctagCTCTATCATCTTATAACATATTTCTAGAACTTGTAACATTTCAAAATCAAACTTATAGATTATCTAAATCACTTCTTATTTCGGTCACAAATAATGCTACATAAATCTTCTAAGGAAATGACGTTCATGAATTTAAAATGAAACTCATAATTGTcagaaaaaatatgaattttggtcaaattctgatCCGTCTCACAACTTTAAAATTCAGTCGGAAAAACCATGAATGAAGTTTGGATTTATTCTAAACAATCCCACCACGGAAATATTTGGTCGACTAAGTTCAATATATTATTGATGTTTTTCAGCTGAAAGACATTGTTTTGTTTATGAACAGATGACATCATTTAACTCGGTGGTGATGAATAAACAACACCGTTTAACTCACCGACGATGACGTCTACACATGATTTCTCAACTTCCATATTACACACAATtttgttatggacctgtttttcaaaaaatgaatgttttggaccataTTTGTATTTTGGCCATATGTTTTATACCAAAGTCGACctttactctatatatatatatgtgtgattgtgtgtgtgtttatatatACCTTGGAACTTTGTGTAAGGCAAGGCATGCAATATGCATTTCTCTTATActaatatatgtgtgtgtgtgtgtataccTAGGAAATTTGTTGTTCTTGACTGCTTTCTGGCCGTATTTCCGCCATCGATAACCATCATCAAGAATATCAACCGAGCTTCTCGTCTGAAACGCAAATCTAGGCCTTTTCACTTTCTTCtcactctttttcttcttcttcatcatcatcctaTCACAGTTTTCCTCAGACAAGAATCTCTCTGCTGCTGTCCTAGGTTTTTTAGCCACGTGGAATCTCTCTCTCTTGATTCCCATATCAAAACCCTCCAAGAGacaggaagaagaagatgtggGAAAGAGATTAGAAGAGTGATCCTCCATTTTGCAGAGATTTAGAGAAGtgatgtgtgtttgttttggtgagaaatgagagataaatattaaatatggaAGAAAGTGTGGTCCAAATATGGAAAAATAGGGCGGCTTGAAACTTGAAAGCCGACAAATAATTATGTTAGTATTGGAATATTTTCGTTATTTATGAAGGAAGGGCTGATGTCAGTTGGTGTAAATGGTCCAAGGCCTATTATTCTTTGTTGGGTTCTTTATTTTGTTTGGAATTTGACCATTTGTTACTTCCACGAAacattttgtaatattaaatgGCGATTGTCATGGATTAGCTAGGTCTGCATGGCCGGGTCGATCGATTCTATCGTTGGTTTGTGAGCATCTTTGG contains:
- the LOC121803579 gene encoding probable WRKY transcription factor 43 → MEDHSSNLFPTSSSSCLLEGFDMGIKRERFHVAKKPRTAAERFLSEENCDRMMMKKKKKSEKKVKRPRFAFQTRSSVDILDDGYRWRKYGQKAVKNNKFPRSYYRCTREGCNVKKQVQRLSRDESIVVTTYEGKHTHPVEKPSDNFEQILSQMQIYPSF